The proteins below are encoded in one region of Apium graveolens cultivar Ventura unplaced genomic scaffold, ASM990537v1 ctg8727, whole genome shotgun sequence:
- the LOC141705276 gene encoding uncharacterized protein LOC141705276 produces the protein MKVIMQAYGLWDPKGTVEDKTNKRALAIIYQRISEEMLLTLTENKTSKETWEAVRTMSLGAHKVRQAKAQMLKGEFESLSMKDGEQLDDFYMKLHGLVTNIRALREKMEESYVVKKLLRAVPSKFLQIASALEQFGRKKGIEVLVTIGEKKSNRGGRDRSRMRCFNCQAFGHFAYECRKSRRDKEPQKEVNLTQIQGDEPALLIVEIKEPVKEMMLINDEMVVPKLTEKNEGRKDL, from the exons ATGAAAGTGATTATGCAGGCATATGGCTTGTGGGACCCGAAGGGGACCGTTGAGGACAAAACGAACAAGCGAGCCTTGGCAATTATCTATCAAAGGATTTCGGAGGAGATGTTGTTGACACTTACAGAAAACAAAACATCGAAAGAGACTTGGGAAGCTGTGAGAACAATGAGTTTGGGAGCACACAAGGTGAGACAGGCAAAGGCTCAAATGCTGAAAGGGGAATTTGAAAGCTTAAGTATGAAAGATGGGGAGCAGTTAGATGACTTCTACATGAAATTACATGGACTGGTCACTAACATTCGAGCACTAAGAGAGAAGATGGAAGAGAGCTACGTGGTGAAGAAACTTCTCAGAGCAGTTCCCTCGAAATTTTTACAAATTGCGTCTGCTCTGGAGCAATTCGGAAGAA AGAAGGGAATCGAGGTCCTAGTGACAATCGGGGAAAAAAAATCAAATCGAGGAGGACGTGATAGGAGCAGGATGAGGTGCTTCAATTGCCAAGCATTTGGACATTTTGCATACGAGTGCCGGAAATCACGACGTGACAAGGAACCACAAAAGGAAGTGAACCTCACCCAAATCCAAGGAGATGAACCAGCGCTATTGATTGTTGAGATCAAAGAACCTGTGAAGGAGAtgatgctgataaatgatgaaaTGGTAGTTCCAAAGCTAACAGAGAAAAATGAGGGACGCAAGGATTTGTAA